A stretch of the Thiocystis violascens DSM 198 genome encodes the following:
- the dusA gene encoding tRNA dihydrouridine(20/20a) synthase DusA yields MTPSNARKTRLTKARKIAVAPMLDWTDRHFRFFLRLITRHSLLYTEMVTTGALLHGDRERFLRFDPAEHPVALQLGGSDPVEMARCARLGANWGYDEININVGCPSDRVQNGRFGACLMAEPGLVADCVAAMKDAVTVPVTVKTRIGIDDRDSYGELVDFVGTQAAAGCDALIVHARKAWLKGLSPKENRDVPPLRYEVVQQLKTDFPDLTISINGGIKTLIEAADFLTTLDGVMIGREAYHNPWMLAQADRVVFGDDHPPLTRHEVLDRFLPYAQRELAAGVPLSAMSRHLLGLFQGQPGGRAWRRRISENAHRPGAGIEVLSTAAPRADPPLGG; encoded by the coding sequence ATGACGCCATCAAACGCGCGAAAGACAAGGCTTACCAAGGCGCGGAAAATTGCGGTCGCCCCGATGCTCGACTGGACTGATCGGCATTTCCGCTTTTTTCTGCGGCTCATCACCCGCCATTCGCTCCTCTATACCGAAATGGTCACCACGGGCGCGCTGCTCCACGGCGACCGGGAACGTTTTCTGCGCTTCGATCCCGCCGAGCATCCGGTCGCGCTCCAGCTCGGCGGTTCCGATCCCGTCGAGATGGCCCGTTGCGCACGCCTGGGCGCGAACTGGGGCTATGACGAGATCAACATCAACGTCGGCTGTCCCTCGGATCGGGTCCAGAACGGACGCTTTGGCGCCTGTCTGATGGCCGAACCCGGTCTGGTGGCCGACTGCGTGGCGGCGATGAAGGACGCGGTGACGGTGCCGGTCACGGTCAAAACCCGCATCGGCATCGATGATCGCGACAGCTATGGCGAACTGGTCGATTTCGTCGGCACGCAGGCCGCGGCCGGTTGCGACGCACTGATCGTGCATGCGCGCAAAGCCTGGCTCAAGGGCTTGAGCCCCAAGGAAAACCGTGACGTGCCGCCGCTACGCTACGAGGTGGTGCAGCAACTCAAGACCGATTTCCCCGACCTGACCATCAGCATCAATGGCGGGATCAAAACCCTGATTGAAGCGGCGGATTTCCTGACGACCCTGGACGGGGTCATGATCGGGCGCGAGGCGTATCACAACCCCTGGATGCTGGCGCAGGCGGACCGGGTCGTCTTCGGCGACGATCATCCCCCACTGACTCGCCATGAGGTTCTCGACCGTTTTCTACCCTATGCGCAACGGGAACTGGCGGCCGGCGTCCCCTTGAGCGCCATGAGCCGCCATCTGCTCGGGCTGTTCCAGGGCCAGCCGGGGGGGCGCGCCTGGCGTCGCCGGATCAGCGAGAATGCGCATCGTCCGGGCGCGGGGATCGAGGTCTTGTCGACCGCCGCCCCGAGGGCAGATCCGCCTCTCGGGGGGTAA
- a CDS encoding DUF1828 domain-containing protein, which translates to MNAHAFNLPGYVCRPVADTLTQVITPFTYGHDSQSITFFVDAHARRWRLSDHGNAAYHAEAHGCRLTQKRWERLQAMLTGAVTLTPRWELRAETDRREQLPALAADLVAAALRLTADEMTLKAPGMGFTHRIEAILAPLAGERLRRGARLTGASGHRLEIPFAINAPILRLVQPVSASHDDLDWSAIYRIYGKLADIKQAGPDDTARFVILDDAGETDPGGALTLLSDVAAVLPFSQRAKWLPRLVA; encoded by the coding sequence ATGAACGCCCACGCCTTCAACCTGCCCGGTTACGTTTGCCGTCCGGTCGCCGATACCTTAACGCAGGTGATCACGCCCTTCACCTACGGCCACGATAGCCAGTCCATCACGTTTTTTGTCGACGCGCACGCTCGGCGGTGGCGCTTGAGCGACCACGGGAACGCGGCTTACCACGCCGAAGCGCATGGTTGCCGTCTCACGCAGAAACGCTGGGAACGCTTGCAGGCGATGCTGACCGGCGCAGTGACCTTGACGCCGCGCTGGGAGTTGCGCGCCGAGACCGACCGCCGCGAACAGTTGCCGGCACTGGCCGCCGATCTCGTGGCGGCGGCGTTGCGGCTGACCGCCGACGAGATGACACTGAAGGCGCCGGGCATGGGCTTTACCCATCGGATCGAGGCGATCCTAGCGCCGCTGGCGGGCGAGCGCCTCCGCCGGGGTGCGCGGCTGACGGGCGCGAGCGGCCATCGGCTTGAAATCCCCTTCGCGATCAATGCCCCGATCCTGCGGTTGGTGCAGCCCGTGTCGGCCTCGCACGACGATCTTGACTGGTCGGCGATCTACCGGATCTACGGGAAATTAGCGGACATCAAGCAAGCGGGGCCTGACGACACCGCGCGCTTCGTCATTTTGGATGACGCTGGCGAGACCGATCCCGGCGGCGCGTTGACGCTGCTGAGCGATGTCGCCGCCGTGCTGCCCTTCTCGCAACGCGCCAAGTGGCTACCCCGACTGGTCGCCTGA
- the gcvT gene encoding glycine cleavage system aminomethyltransferase GcvT, with the protein MGLRTPLFSEHERLGARIVPFGGWDMPLHYGSQIEEHHAVRRGAGMFDVSHMRPVDIEGPGALPFLRVLLANDVARLQSPGKALYSCMLNAQGGVVDDLIVYARSPDRYRLVVNAGTADKDIAWMTAQCAGFEVAIRPCAELAMIAVQGPKARVRAEPLLPVAVRANAMRLQPFFAAEGDGWFVGRTGYTGEDGFEIMLPSDQSAGLWQALLAAGVHPCGLGARDTLRLEAGMNLYGQDMDDTVGPLESGLGWTVAWEPAEREFIGRAALTALRDDPARRAFVGLLLTGPGIIRNHLKVLSNGVEMGEITSGGFSPTLERSIAFARVAPGLGATCEVEIRGKPVSARVVKPPFVRHGKILVDRLT; encoded by the coding sequence ATGGGATTACGTACCCCCCTGTTTTCGGAACACGAGCGTCTCGGCGCCCGCATCGTTCCCTTTGGCGGCTGGGACATGCCGCTGCATTACGGTTCACAGATCGAGGAGCATCACGCCGTGCGGCGCGGCGCGGGCATGTTCGATGTCTCGCACATGCGGCCCGTGGATATCGAGGGTCCAGGCGCCCTCCCCTTTCTGCGTGTCCTGCTGGCGAACGATGTCGCCAGACTCCAATCCCCCGGCAAGGCGCTCTATAGCTGCATGCTCAACGCGCAGGGCGGCGTGGTCGACGATCTGATCGTCTATGCCCGCAGCCCGGATCGCTATCGCCTGGTCGTCAACGCTGGCACCGCGGACAAGGATATCGCCTGGATGACGGCCCAGTGCGCGGGCTTCGAGGTCGCTATCCGACCCTGCGCCGAACTGGCGATGATCGCCGTGCAAGGCCCCAAGGCGCGCGTCAGGGCCGAGCCGCTGCTTCCCGTCGCGGTCCGCGCGAACGCCATGCGACTTCAGCCCTTCTTCGCCGCCGAGGGCGATGGCTGGTTCGTCGGTCGTACCGGCTATACCGGCGAGGACGGTTTCGAGATCATGCTCCCCAGCGACCAATCCGCCGGTCTCTGGCAGGCACTGCTGGCAGCCGGGGTGCATCCCTGCGGACTCGGTGCCCGCGATACGCTACGCCTGGAGGCCGGCATGAACCTGTACGGTCAAGACATGGACGACACCGTCGGCCCGCTGGAATCCGGGCTGGGCTGGACTGTCGCCTGGGAGCCCGCCGAGCGCGAGTTCATCGGACGCGCGGCGCTGACCGCACTGCGCGACGACCCCGCGCGGCGCGCCTTCGTCGGTCTGCTGTTGACTGGACCTGGGATCATCCGCAACCATCTGAAGGTGCTGAGCAACGGCGTGGAGATGGGCGAGATCACCTCCGGCGGTTTCTCGCCGACACTGGAGCGCTCCATCGCGTTCGCGCGGGTTGCCCCCGGATTGGGCGCGACCTGCGAGGTGGAGATTCGCGGCAAGCCGGTGTCGGCGCGTGTCGTCAAGCCGCCCTTCGTGCGCCACGGCAAGATCCTCGTCGACCGTTTAACCTAA
- the gcvH gene encoding glycine cleavage system protein GcvH codes for MSNVPSDLKYTKSHEWVRDNADGTVTVGITDHAQEALGDIVFVEAPESGREVDADEATAVVESVKAASDIYSPLAGEVVESNDLLTDTPDAINTSPYDEGWIFRLAPSDMAALDSLLDAAAYEKVVEDEA; via the coding sequence ATGAGCAACGTCCCGAGTGACCTGAAATACACCAAATCCCACGAATGGGTGCGCGACAATGCCGACGGGACCGTCACCGTCGGCATCACCGACCACGCCCAGGAAGCCTTGGGCGACATCGTCTTCGTGGAAGCCCCGGAGTCTGGCCGCGAGGTGGATGCCGACGAAGCCACCGCCGTGGTGGAATCGGTCAAGGCCGCCTCTGACATCTATTCCCCGCTGGCCGGCGAGGTCGTCGAGTCCAACGACCTGCTGACCGACACCCCGGATGCCATCAATACCAGCCCTTACGACGAAGGCTGGATCTTCCGTCTCGCGCCGAGCGACATGGCCGCGCTCGACAGCCTGCTCGATGCCGCCGCCTACGAGAAGGTCGTCGAAGACGAAGCCTGA
- the gcvPA gene encoding aminomethyl-transferring glycine dehydrogenase subunit GcvPA — protein MPFVPHTDDDIAAMLATIGVDAIDDLFDEIPAELRIGELAAIPAGMAEMDIARLMHARAHADGQPVCFIGAGAYDHHIPAAVWQIAARGEFYSAYTPYQAEASQGTLQVLYEFQSMMTALTGLDVSNASLYDGASALAEAVLMAVRANRKTNSTKVLVPRALHPAYRRTVRGIVEAQGIALVEASFDHASGQTTVEQLEAIAGGDEFAAVIVNQPNFFGVLEAVDALTDWAHARNALVIAVVNPIALALLSPPGDWGCTGADIACGEAQPLGMPLSSGGPYAGFLCCKQEFVRQLPGRIAGRTLDLDGKPGFTLTLQAREQHIRRGKATSNICTNQGLLVTAATIHLAILGAEGLERVAAACHANTRRLAEMLCEIPGVAPLFDRPIFHEQALRLPATTADLLRSLAAHNVLGGFDLSLDYPELGQALLICATELRTEEEMRGYANKLARIVATRTQAKCPVEPKF, from the coding sequence ATGCCTTTCGTACCCCATACCGACGACGACATTGCCGCGATGCTCGCGACCATTGGCGTCGACGCCATCGACGACCTGTTCGACGAAATTCCAGCCGAGTTGCGGATCGGCGAACTGGCCGCCATCCCCGCCGGCATGGCGGAGATGGACATCGCCCGTCTGATGCACGCGCGCGCCCACGCAGACGGTCAGCCGGTCTGCTTCATCGGCGCGGGCGCCTACGATCATCACATCCCGGCCGCGGTCTGGCAGATCGCGGCCCGTGGCGAGTTCTACAGCGCCTACACGCCCTATCAGGCCGAGGCGAGTCAGGGCACGCTGCAGGTGCTCTATGAATTCCAGTCGATGATGACCGCACTCACCGGGCTGGATGTCTCCAATGCCTCGCTCTATGACGGCGCGTCGGCGCTGGCCGAGGCGGTGCTGATGGCGGTCCGCGCCAATCGCAAGACCAACTCGACGAAGGTCTTGGTGCCGCGCGCGCTACACCCTGCCTACCGACGCACGGTGCGCGGGATCGTCGAGGCGCAGGGGATCGCGCTGGTCGAAGCCTCTTTTGACCACGCGAGCGGGCAGACGACAGTCGAGCAACTGGAGGCCATCGCCGGCGGCGACGAATTCGCCGCCGTGATCGTCAATCAGCCCAATTTTTTCGGCGTGCTCGAAGCGGTGGATGCGCTGACCGACTGGGCGCATGCCCGTAACGCACTGGTCATCGCCGTCGTCAACCCGATCGCCCTGGCGCTGCTCTCGCCGCCCGGCGACTGGGGCTGCACCGGCGCGGATATCGCCTGCGGCGAGGCCCAACCGCTCGGGATGCCGCTGTCCTCGGGCGGCCCCTATGCCGGCTTTCTCTGCTGCAAACAGGAATTCGTGCGCCAGTTGCCCGGCCGCATCGCCGGACGGACGCTGGATCTGGACGGCAAGCCCGGTTTCACCCTGACCCTTCAGGCGCGCGAGCAGCATATCCGGCGCGGCAAGGCGACCTCCAACATCTGCACCAACCAGGGTCTGCTGGTGACGGCGGCGACCATCCACCTCGCCATCCTCGGGGCCGAGGGTCTGGAACGGGTCGCGGCCGCCTGTCATGCCAACACCCGGCGGCTCGCCGAGATGCTGTGCGAGATCCCCGGCGTCGCGCCACTGTTCGACCGGCCCATCTTTCACGAACAAGCGCTGCGTCTGCCCGCAACGACCGCCGATCTGCTGCGCTCATTGGCGGCGCACAATGTATTGGGCGGTTTCGATCTGAGTCTGGACTATCCCGAATTGGGCCAAGCCCTCTTGATTTGCGCGACCGAACTCCGCACGGAAGAGGAGATGCGCGGCTATGCCAACAAGCTGGCGCGCATCGTCGCCACCCGGACCCAGGCAAAATGCCCGGTCGAACCGAAATTCTGA
- the tpx gene encoding thiol peroxidase, with amino-acid sequence MAQTALQGNPVNLSGDLPAIGSTAPDFKLVDKDLADKTLADFAGKKKLLNIVPSLDTPVCATSTKKFNAAIAGKADAVALVISADLPFAMGRFCGAEGIENVIGLSMMRSRNFAKDYGVLIEDGPLAGITARAVVVLDADNQVVYTQLVPEITDEPDYEAALAAL; translated from the coding sequence ATGGCTCAAACCGCACTCCAAGGCAACCCCGTCAACCTCAGCGGCGACCTGCCCGCCATCGGCAGCACGGCGCCCGACTTCAAGCTGGTCGACAAGGATCTGGCCGACAAAACGCTGGCCGATTTCGCCGGCAAGAAGAAGCTGCTGAACATCGTGCCCAGTCTGGATACCCCGGTCTGCGCGACCTCGACCAAGAAATTCAACGCCGCCATCGCCGGGAAGGCCGATGCCGTCGCGCTGGTGATCTCCGCCGACCTGCCCTTCGCGATGGGCCGTTTCTGCGGCGCCGAGGGAATCGAGAACGTCATCGGTCTGTCGATGATGCGCTCACGCAACTTCGCCAAGGACTATGGCGTGCTGATCGAAGACGGCCCGCTGGCCGGTATCACCGCCCGCGCGGTCGTCGTCCTGGATGCGGACAATCAGGTGGTCTACACCCAACTGGTGCCCGAGATCACCGATGAGCCGGATTACGAGGCGGCCCTGGCCGCACTGTAG